A window of Longispora fulva contains these coding sequences:
- a CDS encoding DUF402 domain-containing protein, which produces MPTEINLYFGSALCQILPVRPVLDDERGPLVALAGGTPVKRTRTERSLRDIPRDEWPEGGFPLEDDVWFGNGVLIFQPHGANHAVWWFFEADGAFAGWYVNLETRSPDGSQVVDQELDIWVEPDRTWSWKDEESFAAKTGDPRFWSAEEAAEIRAEGNRVVKLIEAGEFPFDGTWTDLRP; this is translated from the coding sequence ATGCCCACGGAGATCAACCTGTACTTCGGCAGCGCCCTCTGCCAGATCCTGCCCGTCCGCCCGGTGCTCGACGACGAACGCGGCCCACTGGTCGCCCTCGCCGGAGGCACCCCGGTGAAGCGGACCCGCACGGAGCGCTCGCTGCGGGACATCCCCCGCGACGAGTGGCCCGAGGGCGGCTTCCCGTTGGAGGACGACGTCTGGTTCGGCAACGGCGTGCTGATCTTCCAGCCGCACGGCGCGAACCACGCGGTGTGGTGGTTCTTCGAGGCGGACGGCGCGTTCGCCGGCTGGTACGTCAACCTGGAGACCCGCAGCCCCGACGGCTCGCAGGTCGTGGACCAGGAGCTCGACATCTGGGTGGAGCCGGACCGCACCTGGTCGTGGAAGGACGAGGAGTCCTTCGCAGCGAAGACGGGCGACCCCCGGTTCTGGTCGGCTGAGGAGGCCGCCGAGATCCGGGCGGAAGGGAACCGGGTCGTGAAACTGATCGAGGCGGGCGAGTTCCCGTTCGACGGAACGTGGACCGACCTCCGTCCTTAG
- a CDS encoding WD40/YVTN/BNR-like repeat-containing protein encodes MMKKIVVTAAAGVSMVLASGVAAEAAPHRSYAWEMNSTPTTSRLRGLAAVNSHIAWASGSQGKILRTVDAGHTWQSVGPAGVDALQFRDIEAFDARNAVALSIGPGQDSRVYVTSDAGKTWTKSFQNADENAFYDCVAFGDRQHGLAMSDPVDGTFRIISTSDGGRSWAVVDPAGMPAALPGEGGFAASGTCLVARGDDYWMATGGAEFARVFHSTDQGRTWTVANTPLRSIPSAGIFSVAFRTATEGIAIGGDFAEPNRAGQLLAVTHDGGATWTEVTDTAPKGYRSGAVWTGEEYIAVGPTGSDYSFDGITWKAFDAGSFDAVSTADGQYTWASGEQGRAARLVVRH; translated from the coding sequence ATGATGAAGAAGATCGTCGTGACCGCCGCAGCCGGAGTCAGCATGGTTCTCGCATCCGGTGTGGCCGCTGAAGCCGCACCCCACCGCAGCTACGCCTGGGAGATGAACTCCACCCCGACGACGTCGCGGTTGCGCGGCCTGGCGGCCGTGAACTCCCACATCGCCTGGGCCTCCGGCTCGCAGGGCAAGATCCTGCGCACCGTCGACGCCGGGCACACCTGGCAGTCGGTCGGCCCCGCCGGGGTGGACGCCCTGCAGTTCCGCGACATCGAGGCGTTCGACGCGCGCAACGCAGTGGCGCTGTCGATCGGCCCCGGCCAGGACTCCCGGGTGTACGTGACCTCGGACGCCGGCAAGACCTGGACGAAGTCCTTCCAGAACGCCGACGAGAACGCGTTCTACGACTGCGTCGCCTTCGGTGACCGCCAGCACGGCCTGGCGATGTCCGACCCGGTGGACGGCACGTTCCGGATCATCTCGACCTCCGACGGCGGCCGGTCGTGGGCCGTGGTCGACCCGGCCGGGATGCCGGCTGCGCTGCCGGGCGAGGGCGGGTTCGCCGCGTCGGGCACCTGCCTCGTGGCCCGGGGCGACGACTACTGGATGGCCACCGGCGGCGCCGAGTTCGCCCGGGTCTTCCACTCGACCGACCAGGGGCGCACCTGGACCGTGGCGAACACCCCGCTGCGCAGCATCCCGTCGGCCGGCATCTTCTCCGTGGCGTTCCGCACCGCGACGGAGGGCATCGCGATCGGCGGCGACTTCGCCGAGCCGAACCGGGCCGGCCAGCTGCTGGCCGTGACGCACGACGGCGGCGCGACGTGGACGGAGGTCACCGACACCGCGCCGAAGGGCTACCGCTCGGGCGCGGTGTGGACGGGTGAGGAGTACATCGCCGTCGGCCCCACGGGCAGCGACTACTCCTTCGACGGGATCACGTGGAAGGCGTTCGACGCCGGCAGCTTCGACGCGGTGTCGACGGCGGACGGCCAGTACACCTGGGCCTCCGGCGAGCAGGGGCGCGCGGCGCGCCTGGTCGTCCGGCACTGA
- a CDS encoding ABC transporter substrate-binding protein, producing MTTRRDTLPAFEGAAELMDLLGSLSAPPPNLRWRRWRRRMPVVHLVRGPANADLLDRVKLRFSGRIPTARLQLTAADGDDLRAVLAHIVELLAGARASGGRLRFRRHQLVEYLLQPLPRDGTADAANRDRLRRRLVRWLGAVDQAKEAVPKEWLKVLVGALITPATALAAALVSRFGRHARWLTTQPYLNPAGAAGLTGFSRQLGNARHVERHPVQVEQLLVAAFLADLTAASTHRLAGWTRPRWRRRPVALLIDDLTAAPVGPRLLRALLEERRAVPADPLLLLVADAGPPDGPAGDLAIGAPALRQQLDNGVDGHEIETLVVPDATVPTAEVPFTLRERRLWPGWVWPTVAGVLAVVLIGGVGGSWLRDRRTWSAEHCGLAGPVAGVDVLTVGRECVGVSDGTYPFVNDLDLSQGRAQSDLGVRRAEADRLRAVQATIGARNAEITGSGRPYVTIAHMTAISVASPSGALLRGAREELEGVAVAQRELVESGTPIRVLIANAGYRMGQAPLVADLVAARPGVVAVTGMGQSLAPTRVAMGRLQAAGLPMVGSVTSDDELPGLYPLYHQVGPANLREAAVAAAFARTRLDATTIRVYASGDPDDSYSSNLAHDAEEAFAKAGLAVELPGQGRYRTEAAPALPLPTAAQRGIDACGSDSLPFFAGREAELSEFLSGLSQSCPSKRVRILAGDDATRFVLDGKLVGFPNVELRYLSFASSAALAAGGGPTGCQPARFYQLYQELFARQCDDALDGRALIGRDAVMVVAQAVSRIQERGARIPVSPGEVRWGIWRIGDPRPFVGASGLIDYSHAATGQVPRNKVVLVMLAQVGQPRPTLEWQCGTLDDAHPAARGCPME from the coding sequence ATGACGACACGGCGCGACACGCTCCCGGCCTTCGAAGGCGCCGCCGAGCTGATGGACCTGCTAGGCAGCCTGTCCGCGCCGCCGCCCAACCTGCGCTGGCGCCGGTGGCGGCGGCGGATGCCCGTCGTGCACCTCGTCCGGGGCCCGGCGAACGCCGACCTGCTCGACCGGGTCAAGCTGCGGTTCTCCGGCCGGATCCCGACCGCGCGGCTGCAGCTCACGGCCGCCGACGGCGACGACCTGCGCGCCGTGCTCGCGCACATCGTGGAACTGCTGGCCGGGGCGCGGGCCTCGGGCGGCCGGTTGCGGTTCCGCCGGCACCAGCTGGTGGAGTACCTGCTGCAGCCGCTGCCCCGGGACGGGACGGCCGACGCGGCGAACCGGGACCGGCTCCGGCGCAGGCTGGTCCGGTGGCTGGGCGCGGTGGACCAGGCGAAGGAGGCCGTGCCGAAGGAGTGGCTGAAGGTCCTGGTCGGGGCCCTGATCACCCCGGCGACCGCGCTCGCCGCCGCGCTGGTGTCCCGGTTCGGCAGGCATGCCCGGTGGCTGACCACCCAGCCGTACCTGAACCCGGCCGGGGCGGCGGGCCTGACCGGCTTCAGTCGGCAGCTCGGCAACGCCCGGCACGTGGAGCGGCACCCGGTCCAGGTCGAACAGTTGCTGGTCGCGGCGTTCCTCGCCGACCTGACCGCCGCGTCCACCCACCGGCTGGCCGGCTGGACCCGGCCCCGGTGGCGGCGCCGGCCGGTCGCCCTGCTGATCGACGACCTGACGGCCGCACCGGTCGGGCCCCGGCTGCTGCGTGCCCTGTTGGAGGAGCGCCGGGCCGTCCCCGCCGACCCGCTGCTGCTGCTCGTCGCGGACGCCGGCCCGCCGGACGGCCCGGCCGGCGACCTGGCGATCGGTGCGCCGGCGCTCCGCCAGCAGCTCGACAACGGCGTGGACGGGCACGAGATCGAGACCCTCGTGGTGCCCGACGCGACCGTGCCCACGGCAGAGGTGCCCTTCACGCTGCGGGAACGCCGGCTGTGGCCCGGCTGGGTGTGGCCGACCGTCGCCGGGGTGCTGGCGGTGGTGCTGATCGGCGGGGTCGGCGGCTCCTGGCTGCGCGACCGGCGGACCTGGTCCGCGGAGCACTGCGGGCTGGCCGGGCCGGTGGCCGGGGTCGACGTGCTCACGGTGGGGCGCGAGTGCGTGGGGGTGTCGGACGGGACGTACCCCTTTGTGAATGATCTTGATCTGTCGCAGGGGCGCGCGCAGTCGGACCTGGGGGTCCGGCGGGCGGAGGCGGACCGGCTCCGCGCCGTGCAGGCCACGATCGGCGCCCGCAACGCCGAGATCACCGGCAGCGGCCGGCCCTACGTGACGATCGCGCACATGACGGCGATCTCCGTGGCCAGCCCCAGCGGGGCCCTGCTCAGGGGCGCGCGCGAGGAGTTGGAGGGCGTCGCGGTCGCCCAGCGCGAACTCGTGGAGTCGGGGACCCCGATCCGGGTCCTGATCGCCAACGCCGGGTACCGGATGGGCCAGGCCCCCCTCGTCGCCGACCTGGTCGCCGCCCGCCCCGGGGTGGTGGCCGTCACCGGCATGGGCCAGAGCCTGGCCCCGACCCGGGTCGCGATGGGCCGGCTCCAGGCCGCCGGCCTGCCGATGGTCGGCAGCGTGACCTCCGACGACGAACTGCCGGGCCTGTACCCGCTCTACCACCAGGTCGGGCCGGCCAACCTGCGCGAGGCGGCGGTCGCGGCGGCCTTCGCGAGAACGAGACTCGACGCGACGACCATCCGGGTGTACGCGTCCGGCGACCCCGACGACTCCTACAGCTCCAACCTGGCCCACGACGCGGAGGAGGCGTTCGCCAAGGCCGGGCTCGCGGTGGAGCTGCCCGGCCAGGGCCGCTACCGCACGGAGGCCGCCCCGGCCCTGCCCCTGCCCACGGCCGCCCAGCGCGGGATCGACGCCTGTGGCAGCGACAGCCTGCCGTTCTTCGCCGGCCGGGAGGCGGAGCTGAGCGAGTTCCTCAGCGGCCTGTCGCAGAGCTGTCCGTCGAAGCGGGTCCGGATCCTGGCCGGGGACGACGCGACCCGGTTCGTCCTGGACGGCAAGCTGGTCGGCTTCCCGAACGTCGAGCTGCGCTACCTGTCGTTCGCGAGCAGCGCGGCGCTGGCGGCCGGCGGCGGGCCCACGGGCTGCCAGCCGGCCCGGTTCTACCAGCTCTACCAGGAACTGTTCGCCCGGCAGTGCGACGACGCGCTCGACGGCCGGGCGCTGATCGGCCGCGACGCGGTGATGGTCGTCGCGCAGGCGGTGTCCCGGATCCAGGAGCGGGGCGCGCGGATCCCGGTCAGCCCGGGGGAGGTGCGGTGGGGGATCTGGCGGATCGGGGACCCCAGGCCCTTCGTGGGCGCGAGTGGCCTGATCGACTACTCGCACGCCGCTACCGGACAAGTGCCCAGAAACAAGGTTGTTCTTGTCATGCTCGCCCAGGTCGGGCAACCCAGGCCCACGCTGGAATGGCAGTGTGGCACGCTCGACGACGCCCACCCGGCGGCCAGGGGCTGCCCGATGGAGTGA
- the rpsP gene encoding 30S ribosomal protein S16, with protein MATKIRLLRMGKIRNPQYRIVVADSRTKRDGKAIEFLGIYHPKEEPSLIEVNSERAQYWLGVGAQPSEPVLALLKLTGDWQKFKGLEAPAPLKVAAPRADKKAAYEAESKVAAGLAEAPKAEKKPAKKAAEKTEAPKAEAAPAVEAETKTEEQAVVADAGADA; from the coding sequence GTGGCTACAAAGATTCGTCTTCTGCGGATGGGCAAGATCCGCAACCCGCAGTACCGCATCGTCGTCGCCGACTCGCGCACCAAGCGCGACGGCAAGGCGATCGAGTTCCTCGGCATCTACCACCCGAAGGAGGAGCCCTCGCTGATCGAGGTCAACTCCGAGCGGGCGCAGTACTGGCTGGGTGTCGGCGCGCAGCCGAGCGAGCCCGTCCTGGCGCTGCTGAAGCTCACCGGCGACTGGCAGAAGTTCAAGGGTCTCGAGGCCCCCGCGCCGCTGAAGGTCGCCGCCCCGCGCGCCGACAAGAAGGCCGCGTACGAGGCGGAGTCGAAGGTCGCCGCCGGTCTCGCCGAGGCCCCGAAGGCTGAGAAGAAGCCGGCCAAGAAGGCCGCCGAGAAGACCGAGGCCCCCAAGGCCGAGGCCGCCCCGGCCGTCGAGGCTGAGACCAAGACCGAGGAGCAGGCCGTTGTTGCGGACGCAGGCGCGGACGCCTGA
- a CDS encoding RNA-binding protein, protein MLRTQARTPEVLRPALEHLVKGIVEHTDDVRVRMVDSRRGARLEIRVHPDDLGTVIGRGGRTARALRTVVGSIGGRGVRVEIVDAY, encoded by the coding sequence TTGTTGCGGACGCAGGCGCGGACGCCTGAAGTGCTCCGCCCCGCGCTGGAGCACCTGGTCAAGGGCATCGTCGAGCACACTGACGACGTCAGGGTGCGGATGGTCGACTCCCGGCGCGGTGCGCGCCTGGAGATCCGGGTGCACCCCGACGACCTGGGCACGGTGATCGGCCGGGGTGGGCGCACCGCCCGCGCGCTGCGCACCGTCGTCGGCTCGATCGGTGGCCGTGGGGTCCGGGTCGAGATCGTCGACGCGTACTAG
- the rimM gene encoding ribosome maturation factor RimM (Essential for efficient processing of 16S rRNA) — MLIVGRIIRPHGIRGEVVAELRTDDPQDRFVPGTVFTTDPVARGPLTLEYARQHTTAGKARLLLALEEVNDRDTADSLRGVFLGVEVEDLPEIDDPDEFHDHQLVGLAVMVDGEKIGEVSRVIHGPAHDQLVVRRPGTHDALVPFVASIVPEVDVAGGKVVVTPPGGLFDL; from the coding sequence TTGTTGATTGTGGGGCGGATCATCCGTCCGCACGGGATCCGTGGCGAGGTCGTCGCGGAGCTCCGCACGGACGACCCCCAGGATCGCTTCGTGCCCGGCACGGTGTTCACCACCGACCCCGTGGCCCGCGGCCCGCTGACGCTGGAGTACGCGCGGCAGCACACCACGGCCGGCAAGGCCCGCCTGCTCCTCGCGCTGGAGGAGGTCAACGACCGCGACACGGCCGACAGCCTCCGGGGCGTGTTCCTCGGCGTCGAGGTCGAGGACCTGCCGGAGATCGACGACCCGGACGAGTTCCACGACCACCAGCTGGTCGGGCTCGCCGTGATGGTCGACGGCGAGAAGATCGGCGAGGTCAGCCGGGTCATCCACGGCCCGGCGCACGACCAGCTCGTGGTCCGCCGTCCGGGCACCCACGACGCGCTGGTGCCGTTCGTGGCCTCGATCGTGCCGGAGGTCGACGTGGCCGGCGGCAAGGTCGTGGTGACCCCGCCCGGCGGGCTGTTCGACCTGTGA
- the trmD gene encoding tRNA (guanosine(37)-N1)-methyltransferase TrmD: MRVDVFTIFPDYLAPLELSLIGKARGTGALDLRATDLRDFTHDVHRTVDDTPYGGGPGMVMRPEPWGQALDTVLTPSSLLLVPSPAGRRFDQAMAHELALEEHLVFACGRYEGIDQRVLSHASGVCRVQEVSLGDYVLFGGEVAVLVVLEAVTRLLPGVLGNADSLLEESHAAGLLEAPMYTKPAEWRGHGVPEILRSGDHAKIARWRRDQALLRTAQQRPDLLKQCYDTLDKRDLATLSEAGFQVSAQDVAE, translated from the coding sequence GTGAGAGTCGACGTCTTCACGATCTTCCCGGACTATCTGGCCCCGCTGGAGCTGTCCCTGATCGGCAAGGCCCGGGGCACCGGCGCGCTGGACCTGCGCGCCACGGACCTGCGGGACTTCACCCACGACGTGCACCGCACGGTGGACGACACGCCCTACGGCGGCGGCCCCGGCATGGTGATGCGCCCGGAGCCGTGGGGCCAGGCGTTGGACACGGTGCTGACCCCGTCCAGTCTGTTGCTCGTGCCGAGCCCGGCCGGGCGGCGGTTCGACCAGGCGATGGCGCACGAGCTCGCTCTCGAGGAGCATCTCGTCTTCGCCTGCGGGCGCTACGAGGGCATCGACCAGCGGGTGTTGTCGCACGCGAGCGGGGTCTGCCGGGTCCAGGAGGTGTCCCTGGGCGACTACGTGCTGTTCGGGGGCGAGGTGGCCGTCCTGGTGGTCCTGGAGGCCGTCACGCGGCTGCTGCCGGGCGTGCTGGGCAACGCGGACTCGCTGCTGGAGGAGTCGCACGCCGCCGGCCTGCTAGAGGCGCCGATGTACACGAAACCGGCCGAATGGCGCGGGCATGGGGTCCCGGAGATTCTCCGTTCGGGGGATCATGCGAAAATTGCTCGATGGCGGCGTGACCAAGCGCTGTTACGTACGGCACAGCAGCGGCCTGACCTGCTGAAACAGTGTTACGACACGCTTGACAAGCGTGATCTCGCCACCTTGTCCGAGGCCGGATTTCAGGTATCAGCCCAGGATGTGGCAGAGTAG
- the rplS gene encoding 50S ribosomal protein L19, with translation MNTLDTLDAQSQRTDIPHFRAGDTLKVSVRVVEGNRSRVQAFQGVVIARQGAGLRETFIIRKVSFGVGVERTLPVNSPVIDKIEVVTYGAVRRAKLYYLRELRGKKAKIKERRDPKPVS, from the coding sequence ATGAACACGCTGGACACCCTAGACGCCCAGTCTCAGCGGACTGACATCCCGCACTTCCGCGCCGGCGACACGCTCAAGGTGTCTGTTCGGGTCGTTGAGGGCAACCGTTCCCGGGTCCAGGCCTTCCAGGGCGTCGTGATCGCCCGCCAGGGCGCCGGCCTGCGGGAGACCTTCATCATCCGCAAGGTCAGCTTCGGCGTCGGCGTCGAGCGGACCCTGCCGGTCAACAGCCCGGTGATCGACAAGATCGAGGTCGTCACCTACGGTGCCGTCCGTCGGGCCAAGCTCTACTACCTGCGCGAGCTGCGCGGCAAGAAGGCCAAGATCAAGGAGCGTCGCGACCCGAAGCCGGTCAGCTAA
- the lepB gene encoding signal peptidase I, with protein MPWWQEMPLLLIIAFCMAVLLRTFLVQAFFIPSGSMEPTLQIGDRVLVNKVVYDLWQPERGEVVVFRGTDKWAPEVVPAPTSSGLFGRIGRGFGDLVGFSEPSEKDFIKRIIGVPGDVVACCDAEGRVTVNGKGLDEPYVADNSPLQDPIPGQECRARKFVKLTVQPGHVFVMGDHRGVSQDSRCNGQVPIDKIIGRAFVIAWPVGRWDSLSVPKTFSEVPKLNALRLEPRRVAMAPLGMGLLIPSMAVSVHTARRRGRRLPW; from the coding sequence ATGCCGTGGTGGCAGGAGATGCCCCTGCTCCTGATCATCGCGTTCTGCATGGCCGTCCTGCTGCGCACGTTCCTGGTGCAGGCGTTCTTCATCCCGTCCGGCTCGATGGAGCCGACGCTGCAGATCGGCGACCGGGTGCTCGTCAACAAGGTCGTCTACGACCTGTGGCAGCCGGAGCGGGGCGAGGTCGTGGTCTTCCGGGGCACGGACAAGTGGGCCCCCGAGGTGGTGCCGGCGCCGACCTCGTCAGGTCTGTTCGGTCGGATCGGGCGCGGGTTCGGCGACCTCGTCGGGTTCAGCGAGCCCAGCGAGAAGGACTTCATCAAACGCATCATCGGGGTACCGGGGGACGTCGTCGCCTGCTGCGACGCCGAGGGCCGGGTCACGGTGAACGGCAAGGGCCTCGACGAGCCCTACGTCGCGGACAACTCGCCGCTGCAGGATCCGATCCCCGGCCAGGAGTGCAGGGCCCGCAAGTTCGTCAAACTGACCGTGCAGCCCGGGCACGTGTTCGTGATGGGCGATCACCGGGGCGTGTCGCAGGACTCCCGATGTAACGGGCAGGTGCCGATCGACAAGATCATTGGCAGGGCGTTCGTGATCGCGTGGCCGGTGGGCCGGTGGGATTCGCTGTCTGTGCCGAAGACCTTTTCCGAGGTACCGAAGTTGAACGCCCTCCGGTTGGAACCACGTCGGGTGGCCATGGCTCCCTTGGGTATGGGTCTGTTAATTCCGAGCATGGCGGTGTCGGTGCACACAGCACGGCGTCGGGGACGTAGGCTCCCTTGGTGA